The DNA segment AAGCTGCAAATGATGTTAGAGATAAGGTTTCAACTGTTGATTTACCAAAAGAAGCTAATAAACCTATAATTGAAAAATTTTCAAGTAGTTCTGCACCTATAATAACTCTTTTTTTATCAACAAAACTTGATAATCTTGATAAATTAATGCTTCATGCAAATGAAGTAGTAAAACCTGTTTTACAAAGTATTGAAGGTGTTGGAAAAGTAGAAATTGCAGGTTTTAGGGATAAAGTACTAAAAATATATCCAGATACTACTCTTTTAAGTAAATATAATCTTGATTTAAATGACTTATCTTCAAAAATTGATGAAGAAAATATCAAAAAAGATGGAGGAAGAGTTGTTCAAGAAAAAGAAGAATTAAATATCTCAATTGATTCAGATGCAATAAATGTTGAACAACTAGAAAATATAAAAATAAAAGATGGTGTTAGATTAAAAGATGTTGCAAAAGTTGAAGAAACAATAGAAGATGAAAGAACATTTGCAAACTATAATGAACAAAAAGGTGTATTATTACAAGTAAAAAAAATCTCAGGTGCTAATGAGGTAAATATTGCAAAATCAGTAAGGGAAAAAATTCCATATATCAAAGGATTATCAAATGATTTTGATATAAATTTATTATTTGATACAACAAATTTTATTGAATCAACTTACAAAAGTGTTCAATTTGACTTGATTTTGGGTTGTTTCTTGGCTTCTTTAATTGTATTTGTATTTTTAAGAAATTTTACTTTTACAATCATTGCAGCTATCTCTTTACCTATTTCAATCTTAGGTGTTCTAGCAATAATGGGTTGGAGTGGGCAAACACTAAATATTTTAACACTTACAGCTTTAACATTATCAATAGGAATTATTATTGATGATGCAATTGTTGTAATAGAAAATATTTATAAAAAACTTGAACTAGGAAAAAGTAGATATGAGGCAGCGTTAGAGGGAGTAAGGGAGATATCTTTTTCTGTTTTAGCTATTTCAGCTATGCTTTTAGCGATTTTTATACCTATTGCAAATATGAGTGGAATAGTAGGAAAATTCTTTAAAAGTTTTGGTATAACTATTGTTGCTTCGGTAATAATTTCTTATATTGTAGCAATTACAGTTATTCCTATGATTAGTTCACTTTTGGTAAATCCAAAACATTCGAAATTTTATTTGATGACTGAATCAATATTTTTATCGATGGATAGAATATATAAAAATCTTTTAACAAAAGCAATAAAGTTTAAATTTGTAACTTTAATAAGTGGCTTTTCTATATTTGCAATATCTATAATTTTATCTTCAAATCTAGGAATGGTATTTATGCCAAAAGAAGATAGAAGTCAGTTTGAAGTAATAATCAAAGCAAATGCAAATATTTCAATGGAAGAGATGAAAAAAACTACAATAAATATTCAAAAAGAGTTACTTTCAATAAGTGAAGTTGATTACTCTTCTTTGACTATTGGATTAAATGGAAATATTTATGAAAGTTCAATTTATGTTAGATTAGTTCCAATAGATAAAAGAGCAAAAACTCAACGTCAAATTATGGAAGAGATTAGACATAAATCGAAAACATTTGAAAATATAGAGATAAATGTAAATGAAACAGATGATATGAATTCAGGTGCAGAAATTATGACACCATTTCAACTTATATTAAAAGCAAATGATTCAAAACTTGCTGAAGAATCAGCTAATAAATTGATTGATTATTTAAAAACAATAAACGGAACAACAAATATTCAAAATAATATTCAGCCTAAAAAAGATGAACTTTCTATTGAGATATTAAAACAAAACTCTTCAAAATTTGGAGTAAAAAGTAGTGATATTGCAAATGTAATTGCAATGGCTTATTCAGGAGAAATTACAATAAGTAATTTTAATAAAAATGGTAAAGAATATGATATTGTTATGAGATTATCAGATGATTTAAGAACAAATATAGATGTGATAAATCAATTAAATGTAAAAAATGATAAAGAAGAACTTATTCCTTTATCAAGTTTAATTAATATAAATACAAAACAGTTAGCTTCTGTAATAAAAAGATATAATAGACAAAAACAAGTTACTGTTGGAACTGATATGAAAGATGGTTTAGCTTTAGATACTCTAATCAATCTTGTAGTTGAAAATAAAGATAAATGGCTTTTAGATGGAGTAACTTATACTTTTGAAGGAGATGCTAAAGATATGCAAGATACTTCTGATGCCTTTGGTGTTGCTATTGTTGCTGCTCTTATAATGATATATTTAATTCTTGCTTCATTATATGAATCTCCACTCCAACCAATTATCATCATGAGTGCAATGCCACTTAGTTTTACAGGGGCATTTTTAGGACTTTATTTAGCAAATATGAATATGAGTTTATTTAGTATGATGGGATTATTTTTACTTCTTGGTTTAGTTGGTAAAAACTCAACTTTAATAGTTGATGCTGCAAATAGGAATAGAGAGAATAATACAACTTTAGATGAAGCAATTATTCAAGCAGGGATATCAAGACTACGACCAATCTTAATGACAACTATATCTATGTGTTTAGGTATGCTTCCCCTTGCCCTTTCTATTGGTGAGGGATCAAGTATAAAAGCTCCTATGGCTATTAGTGTTATAAGTGGTTTAATAATATCTACAATGTTAAGTCTATTTGTAGTTCCAGCTTTATACAAATTAATAGCTCCACTTGATGATAAAATCAGAAAACTTTATACTCACAAATAGATATTTTCCAAGCATTTAGCTTGGAAATATTTAAAATTATATTTTAAAATCTTTTTAGTTTCACATAACTTCCACACTAATTTTTTTTAAAATCTTTTTATTAAAAAATTGGAGGAAAAATGAAAAAAATATTCTTATATATTTTATTAGCAACTATTTTATTTGCTAATGAACAAAATTATATAGAAATAGGTGGTGGTAGTGAAAAATTAAAAAATAATTTTTCACCAGAATCAAGAAAAACTATTATTCAATTAAATGAAGCACAAGATGAAAATGAAAGTTTTCCTTATTTTGAAATGTACTATGGACATAATCTAAATGATACTTTAAATTTATATGTATCCTCAGATATAAATGGAGCTCATATAGGTTCATTAATTAATTCAGATTTTGGAGTATTTGATTTTGGATTAAAGTTTAATTTATCTAAAGAGTGGAAAAATCC comes from the Aliarcobacter cibarius genome and includes:
- a CDS encoding efflux RND transporter permease subunit; translated protein: MYKFAISRPITTFMFVFALVFFGYTQIQKMPIAFLPNVDYPVVSVITNYDQGSTEIIESKITDKIEEAISGISGIDIIRSDTSKNQSVVIAQFELSKPVEEAANDVRDKVSTVDLPKEANKPIIEKFSSSSAPIITLFLSTKLDNLDKLMLHANEVVKPVLQSIEGVGKVEIAGFRDKVLKIYPDTTLLSKYNLDLNDLSSKIDEENIKKDGGRVVQEKEELNISIDSDAINVEQLENIKIKDGVRLKDVAKVEETIEDERTFANYNEQKGVLLQVKKISGANEVNIAKSVREKIPYIKGLSNDFDINLLFDTTNFIESTYKSVQFDLILGCFLASLIVFVFLRNFTFTIIAAISLPISILGVLAIMGWSGQTLNILTLTALTLSIGIIIDDAIVVIENIYKKLELGKSRYEAALEGVREISFSVLAISAMLLAIFIPIANMSGIVGKFFKSFGITIVASVIISYIVAITVIPMISSLLVNPKHSKFYLMTESIFLSMDRIYKNLLTKAIKFKFVTLISGFSIFAISIILSSNLGMVFMPKEDRSQFEVIIKANANISMEEMKKTTINIQKELLSISEVDYSSLTIGLNGNIYESSIYVRLVPIDKRAKTQRQIMEEIRHKSKTFENIEINVNETDDMNSGAEIMTPFQLILKANDSKLAEESANKLIDYLKTINGTTNIQNNIQPKKDELSIEILKQNSSKFGVKSSDIANVIAMAYSGEITISNFNKNGKEYDIVMRLSDDLRTNIDVINQLNVKNDKEELIPLSSLININTKQLASVIKRYNRQKQVTVGTDMKDGLALDTLINLVVENKDKWLLDGVTYTFEGDAKDMQDTSDAFGVAIVAALIMIYLILASLYESPLQPIIIMSAMPLSFTGAFLGLYLANMNMSLFSMMGLFLLLGLVGKNSTLIVDAANRNRENNTTLDEAIIQAGISRLRPILMTTISMCLGMLPLALSIGEGSSIKAPMAISVISGLIISTMLSLFVVPALYKLIAPLDDKIRKLYTHK